GGGTAAtgctttttggggtttggtggtgggttgCGCCTCTGCGGCCAGAAAAAGGGCGGGTGGCCAGACCGTGGGCtttgggtgcaggggggggtgTGTTGCTCTGGGGAGGTCGGTGCTTTGCAGGAGCTGGTTCTGGCTCTGGGTTTGGAGCTGGGAGGTTTCTTCTGTCCCTGCTAACATCGATAAGCTCCTGCTCGTGAGGCACGTGGGCCGGGGATCTCCTGCGTCGTGAGATGGAGGAAgcaagcagggctggggcagctcgCTGAGGGTGAGCTCCCTGGGGATCCCAAGGCGGTTTGTTGCAGCTAAGGTGACCTAGCGTGCAGAGCTCTCCTTGTAGCTGCTGCGAGACTTGCATGGGCGAGCTCTGCTCTGACCAGTGTGTGCTGCCTGTACCTGGCAGAGATGGGCTGAAAGAGCAGCCTCCAGCGGAACTGCAAGGTCTTGCGTAGCCTTTGGATGGCCTTTCCCAGCCGGTGCCTGGCTgtgcgcagctcctgccagggcagctctgctcccgTCCACAAGCCAAGGGAACGGGCAAGTTTGGTCAGGCTGGGTTTATTTAGATGCTCGCGGTGATAACACCAGAAAGGCCCTGCAGAAAGCTGCGGCTCGGGCATCTCCCTGGGACGGATCAGTCCCACCTTGGTGGACCTCCCTGGGGCtttgccctccctcccctccgccaGCTCAGGTGCTCCCGGGATGAGCCTCAGGGATGAGCTGGTGGCTGCAAGGGGAGGGGTGGGCAGCGCCGTGCCCAagtcctctcccagctctggggccagCCCGGTGTCAGCACTCCTGTACTGCACGCAGCAGGATGGCTCTTTGCAGGTGTTTGGAGGGCGGGATGTGGCCATGGGGCAAGGCTAAGCTGGGGACCTTGCCCCCGGGCTggagtgtgtgtgttttgaaCGGTGggggctctgcagggcagcACCTTTTGCTGGGGAGCTGCCTTTTTATGGGACACCAAGGCAAGACGCACTAGCTTGACTTAAAAAGCTGCCCTGCTCCGCTTTGCCCTCGGCACCCCCTGCCCggagctggcagtgctgggatagagcagggagggagctgggactggaGCCTGCGTGGCCCTGACTCCCCACCCACGCCTCaggagatgctccagccccCGGTGCCAGCACCCAGGCAAGGCACTGGGCTGTCCCCCCGTGTCATGCCCTACCCCCAGGGTGGCACGGAGCAGGGTTTGGATGGCAAATGGGTCTGGATCCGCTCCTGGGCTGTTGGTGCTGTTGGTGTTGACAGGGACCGTGGCGGGGATGGAAACCCAATGCCTGCTGCGCCAGGCAGCGTCGCGCCGGTGGGGGCCAGGGGGGAGGCAGAGTCCCGCTCCCCACCTGCCTCTACCTGTCCCCGGGCTCCCAAGCAGAGATCCCGTAACAAGGGGGCCCTTGTCTCCTCCACAATACCCCCCTTCTGGCCTGAGCACCTGCCGGCTGGGCTGGAGGCGGCGctggggggctctgaagggcgCTTCTGTGCGGGGATGAATGGGAGCCTGTTCCCCTCCGGTGGGCTCCCACCTCCTGCTCGCCAGGCTGCgaccctgcctgcccctggcccccagcctcacacccccccgccctggGAGGCTGGGTCTGCTCTGCTTGGCCCCACGGAGCTCAGAGATACTCGGGGCGGGAAGCCCTCTGCATCCATCCCCCAGTGCTAAATCAGGGCATGCCCCAGCTGACCCCCTGGCAGAGGGGGGTCCCATACACCCCAAGAGCCTCCAGATCCCAGTTGCCGATTGCTTCTCCAGTGTAGCAACTAAACGTGTCCTGCTGGCCTGCCCAGCTTGTCCCAGCCCCGTCCCGCTCAGGCTCGGGAAGGGTGGGATGGTGGAAAGAGCCAAGGAGGTCTTGGCAGGGTCCCCCCAaggctgcaggctgggctgggtgcaGTTTTTGGTATGTGGGGGTCCTGGAAGTGGGACCCACTGGGAGAtggcagctgctttctgcataAACGCAGTGTTTTACAAATCTGTGGTTCTCTGCTTGCAGAAACACGCGCAGacgggggggtgggtgggcacaggcagcagtggAGGGGAGCCGAGTGGAGGTGATGTGGTCCTGCCCCACGGCTTTCGCAGGTCGGGGGGTGTCGGGTGCGGCAGCTCAGTGCCACCTCCCTGGCTGAGCCCCCGCTGGCTTCTtctcccagcctgctgcagccagagccGCTGGTCCTGGCTCTGCCGGGGACGTCACGCCAGGTCGGCAGCCGCAGATGGGCCCTTGAAGGTGGCTTAGGGAGGTAAGGGGGGAAGGTGTGCACAGTGGTCCTGGCACAAGCCGGGAGCCCCTGCCCGCTGTGGGGTTCCCCAGTGCCCAAGTGATGGATTTTTAACTCTGCTATATGTTTCCAGTGGGAAGTCCTTCAAGCCTTCTGCCGAGCTGGAGGAGCCCAAGCCCAGCAGAAAGCAGGTAATCATTAGCACAGCACGGTTAGTGTCCCCGGTGCCCCTCCTTGATGGGTTTTGTTGGTTGAAGGTCTGTGTGGGGAAGCTGAGGAGGAGCAGCATTGTCTGGAaagggttttgtgtgtgtgtggaggagCAACCTCCTCTGTTCATGTGTGTGGGTCTCCCCAGGCCTCCCTGCTGTGGTTGCAGCACCTCCCCCAGCAATTCCCCAATGTGGAGGTTGGAGCAGCATCACCTGCTCCCTCCAGCCTCGTGACACCTGGACcaccagcctgggctgcagacTCATGAGGATGGACCCAGGCCCTGGGAGGGACCAGTCCTGGGCACTGGGGCTGTTCTGATACAGCAAAGGCCTTTAGCAGGGTGCCCACTCTAGAAGGTGCTGAATCTTTCATGGGGTTCATGCTTTCAGGTGACTCTCTAGTCCCTGGTCCTCCCAGCCCTAGTGAGCTGGGTACCAAAGGGTGTTTTATAGCAGAAAACTGAGGCATGAGGCAGTGCCCTGCCTGGGTGACCCAGCAGAACATGCGATGGACAAGAATCATTTCTGTCCCTGGGTTTGTCCTTTCCTCGGTGCCTGCTGAAGGGTGGGGATGTTGGAGGGAATGTAGACCCAGGCTGGAGACTGAACCAAGGTCCTCCGCCCTCCCAGCCGAGCACGTGCCTCCGTTCAGTGATGGCCAGAGCAAAGGCAGACCCCAAGTTTGGAGAGATCTTCCGCTTTGACGCCCCTGTGCTGATGTGGGACCAGCACTTCACCCCGGAGACCTGGGACAGGCTGAAGACACGACATGTACCCTATGGCTGGCAAGGCTTGTCCCACACAGGTACGGACCCAAACAGGATGGGGTGGCAGCAGATGGAGCAAGGGGGGTGATGGGAGGGTGCAGGGCAGTTTGAGGGGCCCGGGGAGCCCAGCAGAAGGGACTGAAGACATGGGGCAGGCAGAGAAGCCCTGCAGAGGAGCCAGAGACCTTGATCTCTTCCCACTCCGTCTCCTGGGGCGTGGGGTGGAGGGGATGGCTTTGCAAATGCTGCTTGCTGCATCTTGTGACATTTTCCCTGAATAAAAGCTCCAGTGTGTGCATGATTATTAACTGGGGCCAGAGGAGCTTGGACAACCCGCTCCATTGTTGTGGATGgagattttttcccttcctaccCCAAACCCACTCTCTGTTCTCCCTGGCAGCCGCCGGCTTCAATCCCTAGGCTGGGAAGTGCTGGGGATTGTAGGGGGGAGTGAAGCAGTGGCAGTTGCAAGGAGACATTGTCAGGAGGGGACGTgaccagcacaggcagcagtgtCCGCAGGGCTGGGGTTGCAGGTGTCTGCATGCGTCCCTGTGCCTTGCGCAGCCCACGGCCTCAGGCAGCTGCTGTTTGGAGCGCGCTTAAGTACATCGCGGGCTGCGAGGGGGCCGATGCCAAACCTGGGAGACGAGGGTCTGGCTggtgtccccccatcccacGTGTAGACCCTTCTCCTGCATGAGCTTTCTTGTGTGCTGCTCCTGGATGTGATGTTGCACAAGCCCGTCTGTGCGTGCTGTTGCACACTTAAGTGCTCACATGGGCTGACGcacaccttctccccactgaCTGGCCACATCCTGCTCCGTTCCAGTGGTGGGCAGCACCCTCCGGCTCCTCAACACCTCTGCCAACAGGCGCCTCTTCGACAGGGATGCCTTTCCCAGGGGCTGCGTCCGCTGTGCCGTGGTGGGCAATGGCGGCATCCTCAATGGCTCGCGGCAGGGCAAGGCGATCGACGCTCATGACCTGGTCTTCAGGTGGGGATGGGTCCCGGGCAGGATGGGGccgtgggtgctgggtcctgggcaggatggggccgtgggtgctggggagtGGCTGGCCCTTGACACGTGTCCTGCCCTTCTCCTGCAGGCTGAATGGTGCTGTGATCAAAGGCTTTGAGGAGGACGTCGGGACCAAGATCTCCTTCTACGGCTTCACGGTGAACACCATGAAGAACTCCCTCATTGCCTACAAGGAGTATGGCTTCACCCAGATACCCCAGGCCAAGGTGAGAACCCGAGGACCTGTTGGGGAGGTGACCCCAAATTGTCCCCTGGCTGGGCTTGCCGCCCCCCAAACCTTCTCTCCATCTCAGGAGCCCTCAGCCCTCACCCCACTGGCATGGGCAGtgccccaaccccccccccccccccaagcgcCACGTCTGTGTCCCCGCTGCAGGACCTGAGGTACATCTTCATCCCCTCGGACATCCGCGACTATGTGATGCTGAAGTCGGCCATCCAGGGCAGCCCGGTCCCCGAGGGCTCGGACAAGGGGGACAAGTGAGTAGCCCCCCAAGATCCTCCCAGCACCTTTGGTGACACACCGGAGGGAACATGACTTGCCTGCCCTCACCCCACATCTGTCCCTGGTGGTATAAAACCCAAGTAGCCCCAAGACTCCCGTGACATGAAGTTTGCCCTTCTCCTTGCCCCGCTGCAGGCCACAGAAGTATTTTGGACCGGAGGTATCTGCAGAGAAGTTCAAGCTGCTGCATCCTGATTTCTTGCAGTACCTGACAGCGAGGTGAGGATGACGAGGACCTGCTGgtcctctgctccaggctgggctCACACCGCCTGTCTCCCACCACTGCTCTCTCCAGTACAGACTGGTGGCTGCCCAGCAGCAAAGCACAGTCCCAGTCCTTCCCAGGCACTGGAACTACCTCTGTCCGGCTCTGCAGATAAAGCAGAGAGATTTGTCCCCCGCCATTCCCATTcgctgcagcacagctcacgTCCCCTCCTGGCAGGGAGACTCCCACAGCCTCTCCATGCTCACCTCACCTCCTATTTCccaaagtaaattaaattttgaCCTAGTCTAACAGGAGCAGAGGTAGGGCCCAAAGAGATTGTCTTTTCCTACCTTTCATGAAAGCAGGCGCCTGGGTTGGGGTGATTTCAAACAGCAGGGAGGTGCCTTTCAGCAACCTGCAGAAAATGAGCTGAACCTTAGTAGCAGCCATCAGAGAATCCACATGAGCACTGCATTTCACTTGGTGCTCCTGCCTTACTGGGCAACAGCATCAGCAAGTGCATGCTGGAGGCTGGACAggcgctgggtgctgggggccacGGTGCCGTGCCGGTGGtaacccccccccgccccgacctGCCATGTCTGCCGGCAGGTTCCTGCGGTCGGAGCTCCTGAACATGCAGTACGGCTCGCTCTACATGCCCAGCACCGGTGCCCTCATGCTTCTCACCGCGCTCCACACCTGCGACCAGGTAAGAGGCCATGGGGCCACCTTCCCCCTGGGGACCCACCTTTGGCTGCTGGGGGCTTGTGACTATCTGCCCTAAGGGTCCTGGTGGGGACCAGTGTGTTCTGGTGGCTGTCCTGCATGTGCCCTGTCCCCAGatgtgggggggggtggtggtgcatGGAGCACCCTAGGCTGAGCTCTAACCCCACCCTTCATCCGTCTGTCCCACCTCCCTCCGCACAGGTCAGTGCCTACGGGTTCATCACTGCCAACTATGAGCAGTTCTCAGACCACTACTACGAGCTGGAGAAGAAACCACTGGTGTTTTATGCCAACCACGACATGATGCTGGAGGCAGCGCTGTGGAGGAGCCTGTACCGAGCAGGGATCATGACCCTCTACGAGCGGTGAGGCCAGGCAATGGCCCACGGGGGCAAGTCCAAGGACTCCTGTGGCTCTTCTCCTCTTTCTGGAAGGTCACCTTCTCCTTCCCGAGGGCTCTCTCCAGCTGGCTGGCCAGCCCAAGGAGCAGACCCTCCACACCGCacgtggtggtggtggtaagGGGCAGGCTGAAGCTGGTATAGGGAAATGCTGCATTTCCTTGAGGATCTCCAGCAACTTGTTTCATGGTTCAACACGACTGAATGTGGCCTTTGGGGCACCAAGAAGCACCACAGCATGTGGTTGCAAGCTCCCAGCCCCACAAACATGGCTGGGAAGCACAGAATGGGCAAGGTCGTGCTGGAAGAGGATGCTGGAAACATGTATGTGTGGCAGCCTCTGGCTGGAAGACGCCCTTCACCTTGCTATCCCACTCTAGCTCAAATGCTTGTCACGGTGCTGGGATCACAACAGGCATGATGAATCCTTGGACTGGAGGGACTGGAGACTAGATCATCCAGCTGACAGGAAGGTGGTGTGTTTGGAGAACACCT
This window of the Pelecanus crispus isolate bPelCri1 chromosome 12, bPelCri1.pri, whole genome shotgun sequence genome carries:
- the ST6GALNAC2 gene encoding alpha-N-acetylgalactosaminide alpha-2,6-sialyltransferase 2 — its product is MGSVHWKRLCLLLLAGLISSLLLYGHYYATVESPTSQRIVDSLLQPEPLVLALPGTSRQVGSRRWALEGGLGSGKSFKPSAELEEPKPSRKQPSTCLRSVMARAKADPKFGEIFRFDAPVLMWDQHFTPETWDRLKTRHVPYGWQGLSHTVVGSTLRLLNTSANRRLFDRDAFPRGCVRCAVVGNGGILNGSRQGKAIDAHDLVFRLNGAVIKGFEEDVGTKISFYGFTVNTMKNSLIAYKEYGFTQIPQAKDLRYIFIPSDIRDYVMLKSAIQGSPVPEGSDKGDKPQKYFGPEVSAEKFKLLHPDFLQYLTARFLRSELLNMQYGSLYMPSTGALMLLTALHTCDQVSAYGFITANYEQFSDHYYELEKKPLVFYANHDMMLEAALWRSLYRAGIMTLYER